The Sesamum indicum cultivar Zhongzhi No. 13 linkage group LG6, S_indicum_v1.0, whole genome shotgun sequence genome has a segment encoding these proteins:
- the LOC105164269 gene encoding cytochrome P450 76C1-like, whose translation MNLHADPALIVAAVILTCTILWSIQSLVKSSKRRPSLPPGPHGLPIVGYLPFLRQDLHHQFTELASKYGPIYKVWIGNKLWTVISSPNLIKEVVRDYDTIFANRDITVAARIGSYGFNDIAWSPYGSQWRNLRKLFVREMLSNANLEASCNLRKDEVRKAVKEIYSKIGTPINICDLAFKVDLNVITSLIWGSKIQGERHDRILANLLPVLAGMIDLLVKPNISDFFPVLARFDIQGVAKEMTSFLQRVEGIIEDIIDDRIKNPCNKTEAVATKKDGRTDFLQILVDLMREEDNKESLGKIQIKAMLIDILVGGTDTSATTIEWVMAELLCHPNVMKKVQYELDQVVGLNNIVEESHILKLEYLDAVVKETLRLYPLGPFLTPRTPTQSCIVGGYTIPKDSAVFLNVWFVQRDPLVWENPLEFKPERFLGNTRKWDFSGNNFNYLPFGSGRRICAGLPLAERMVRLVLASLLHSFEWQLPDGEKLDMSDKLMMILRKKIPLHAVPVPRLPNTDLYE comes from the exons ATGAATTTGCATGCTGATCCCGCTCTCATAGTGGCTGCTGTGATACTCACATGTACCATCCTTTGGTCTATTCAAAGCTTGGTGAAATCAAGCAAGCGAAGGCCTTCCTTGCCTCCAGGACCGCATGGCTTGCCGATCGTCGGCTACCTGCCATTTCTTCGCCAAGATTTACATCATCAGTTCACAGAATTGGCTAGTAAATATGGCCCAATTTACAAGGTGTGGATTGGAAACAAACTCTGGACTGTAATCAGCTCCCCGAACCTCATAAAAGAGGTGGTTCGTGATTATGACACAATCTTTGCCAATCGGGACATTACTGTTGCAGCACGCATTGGCTCTTATGGTTTCAATGACATTGCCTGGTCCCCCTATGGTTCTCAGTGGCGCAACCTAAGAAAACTATTTGTACGAGAAATGCTAAGCAACGCCAACCTGGAAGCCTCTTGCAATCTTCGAAAAGATGAGGTCAGAAAAGCTGTCAAAGAAATCTATTCCAAAATTGGCACACCTATCAACATTTGTGATTTAGCTTTCAAGGTTGACCTCAATGTTATAACAAGCTTGATCTGGGGCAGCAAAATTCAGGGCGAAAGGCACGATAGGATTCTTGCCAACTTATTGCCGGTGCTTGCTGGTATGATTGATTTGTTGGTGAAGCCTAACATCTCCGATTTTTTTCCAGTCTTAGCCAGATTTGATATTCAAGGAGTTGCAAAAGAAATGACTAGTTTTCTGCAAAGAGTTGAAGGGATCATTGAAGATATTATCGACGACCGAATAAAGAATCCTTGTAATAAAACAGAGGCAGTAGCAACTAAGAAAGATGGGCGAACAGATTTTCTGCAAATCCTCGTAGACCTTATGCGGGAGGAGGATAATAAGGAATCACTTgggaaaatacaaataaaagcCATGTTAATC GACATTCTTGTTGGTGGGACTGACACTTCAGCAACTACAATTGAATGGGTTATGGCGGAGCTACTGTGCCATCCAAATGTGATGAAGAAGGTTCAATATGAATTAGACCAAGTTGTGGGATTGAACAATATAGTAGAAGAGTCTCATATCCTGAAATTAGAATATTTAGACGCTGTTGTAAAGGAAACTTTACGCCTTTATCCACTAGGACCCTTTTTAACCCCAAGAACTCCAACCCAATCTTGCATTGTGGGAGGATACACTATCCCAAAGGATTCCGCTGTTTTTCTAAATGTTTGGTTTGTTCAAAGGGACCCTCTAGTTTGGGAAAATCCGTTGGAATTTAAGCCAGAGAGATTCTTAGGcaatacaagaaaatgggATTTTAGCGGTAACAATTTCAATTATCTCCCATTTGGATCTGGGAGAAGGATCTGCGCTGGTCTGCCGCTAGCTGAAAGGATGGTTAGACTTGTTTTGGCCTCACTCTTGCACTCATTTGAGTGGCAACTGCCAGATGGAGAGAAGCTTGACATGTCCGATAAGTTGATGATGATTTTGAGGAAGAAAATACCACTTCATGCTGTACCTGTTCCCAGATTACCTAATACCGATCTGTACGAGTAA
- the LOC105164422 gene encoding geraniol 8-hydroxylase-like, producing MNLQVDYALTVAVVILTFTILWSIQKLVKSSKRRPSLPPGPSGLPIVGYLPFLRKDLHHQFTELACKYGPIYKLWIGNKLWTVINSPSLVKEVVRDHDTIFANRDITVAARIGSYDFNDIAWSPYGSQWRNLRKLFVREMLSNTNLVASYDLRKEEVRKAVKEIYSKIGTPIDICELAFKIDLNVIINLIWGGKIQGVRRDRILAGLLPVIAEMLDLLLKPNISDYFPILARFDIQGVEKEMTTLLHRVDEITEDTIDERMKNSSKKSEAATTKNNGRTDFLQILVDLMQDEDNKESLGKAQIKAMLINILVGGTDTSSTTIEWVMAELLCHPKVMEKVQNELDEVVGLNNTVEESHIPKLAYLDAVLKETLRLHPIGPFLTPRTPSRSCTIGGYTIPKDSTVFLNVWTIQRNPLAWENPLEFKPERFLDNTIKWDFSGNNFNYIPFGSGRRVCAGLPLAERMVRFVLASLLHSFEWHLPEGEKLDMSDKLMMALRKKIPLRAVPIPRLSNFDLYK from the exons ATGAATTTGCAAGTTGATTACGCTCTCACTGTGGCTGTTGTCATACTCACATTCACCATTCTTTGGTCCATTCAAAAGTTGGTCAAATCAAGCAAGCGGAGGCCTTCTTTGCCTCCAGGGCCGTCGGGCTTGCCAATCGTTGGTTATTTGCCGTTTCTTCGCAAAGATTTGCACCATCAGTTCACAGAATTGGCCTGTAAATATGGCCCAATCTACAAGTTGTGGATTGGGAACAAGCTCTGGACTGTGATCAACTCACCGTCTCTAGTAAAAGAGGTGGTCCGTGATCATGACACGATCTTTGCCAATCGAGACATCACCGTTGCAGCACGCATTGGCTCTTATGATTTCAATGACATTGCCTGGTCTCCTTATGGCTCTCAATGGCGCAACCTGAGAAAACTATTTGTACGAGAAATGCTAAGCAACACTAACTTGGTGGCCTCCTACGATCTTCGGAAAGAAGAGGTTAGAAAAGCTGTCAAAGAAATTTATTCTAAGATTGGGACACCCATCGACATTTGTGAATTGGCTTTCAAGATCGATCTCAATGTTATAATAAACTTGATCTGGGGGGGCAAGATTCAGGGCGTGAGGCGGGATCGAATTCTTGCCGGCTTGTTACCCGTGATCGCTGAGATGCTAGATTTGCTGTTGAAGCCTAACATCTCTGATTATTTTCCAATCTTAGCCAGATTTGATATTCAAGGAGTTGAGAAGGAAATGACTACTCTTCTGCACAGGGTTGATGAGATCACTGAAGATACTATCGACGAACGAATGAAGAATTCTTCTAAAAAATCAGAGGCTGCAACAACTAAGAATAATGGTCGGACAGACTTTCTGCAAATCCTTGTAGACCTCATGCAGGATGAAGATAATAAGGAATCACTTGGAAAAGCACAAATAAAAGCCATGTTAATT AATATTCTAGTTGGTGGGACGGACACTTCGTCAACGACAATCGAGTGGGTCATGGCTGAGCTATTGTGCCATCCGAAAGTGATGGAAAAGGTGCAAAATGAATTAGACGAAGTTGTGGGATTGAACAATACAGTGGAAGAGTCCCATATCCCAAAATTGGCGTACTTAGATGCTGTCCTGAAGGAGACTTTACGCCTTCATCCAATTGGACCCTTCTTGACCCCAAGAACTCCAAGTCGGTCTTGCACTATTGGAGGATACACTATCCCCAAGGATTCTACCGTCTTTCTTAATGTTTGGACTATTCAAAGGAACCCTCTTGCTTGGGAAAATCCATTGGAATTTAAGCCCGAGAGATTCTTAGACAACACAATAAAATGGGATTTTAGCGGCAacaatttcaactatatccCATTTGGATCTGGAAGAAGGGTCTGCGCTGGTCTACCTCTAGCTGAAAGGATGGTTAGATTTGTTTTGGCCTCACTCTTACACTCATTTGAGTGGCATCTACCAGAGGGGGAGAAGCTCGATATGTCCGATAAGTTGATGATGgcattaagaaagaaaataccaCTCCGTGCTGTACCTATTCCCAGATTATCCAATTTTGATTTGTACAAGTAA